The proteins below are encoded in one region of Belonocnema kinseyi isolate 2016_QV_RU_SX_M_011 chromosome 3, B_treatae_v1, whole genome shotgun sequence:
- the LOC117168876 gene encoding uncharacterized protein LOC117168876 isoform X1 produces MCDEKFALLIECGTQKTHKVPLSAVHPTLQAYKFNNKENEVSYGTISFIANTAEEVDQVLEAGRLRKPPKRLVEPALETTDKIVEIQTRRKPVQHPKRKVEDILNSRLSNLKKQQSEKRQHVTPQIHKTSAFQMELSGGDMNHLNINNDNVMDQLPNQLSKSKNIGGTSNGMTHQENAKIKSLSIFKNCAAVRPPQAVKPHSTVTSPATIKTSVRGNINLKTNANTSETVHSQPPTSVYRNNAFADSMMKKNALDNLEFQKKSVEVNDFPTVLSKKVSR; encoded by the exons ATGTGTGATGAAAAGTTCGCATTACTCATTGAGTGTGGAACACAAAAAACTCACAAAGTTCCGTTGAGTGCCGTGCACCCTACGCTACAagcatacaaatttaataataaagaaaatgaagTATCATATGGTACAATAAGTTTCATTGCCA aTACTGCAGAAGAAGTCGACCAAGTTTTAGAGGCAGGTAGACTCAGGAAGCCGCCAAAAAGGTTGGTCGAGCCAGCTCTAGAAACCACAGACAAGATAGTTGAAATTCAAACCAGGAGAAAGCCTGTTCAACATCCGAAGCGTAAG GTCGAAGACATTTTAAATTCCAGATTATCGAACTTAAAGAAACAGCAGTCTGAAAAAAGACAGCATGTGACACCTCAGATACATAAGACGTCGGCTTTTCAGATGGAATTATCAGGAGGTGATATGAACCACCTCAATATTAACAATGACAATGTTATGGATCAGTTACCGAACCAGTTATCGAAATCAAAAAATATTGGAGGAACCAGTAATGGAATGACACATcaggaaaatgcaaaaataaagagCCTTTCCATATTTAAGAATTGTGCTGCGGTGAGACCTCCTCAAGCCGTAAAGCCTCATTCAACGGTAACATCTCCTGCAACCATTAAGACTTCTGTAAGAGGTAATATCAATCTCAAGACAAACGCCAATACCTCTGAGACAGTCCATTCACAACCACCGACATCAGTCTATCGCAATAATGCATTCGCAGACAGTATG ATGAAGAAAAATGCGCTTGacaatttggaatttcaaaaaaaaagtgtcGAGGTTAACGACTTCCCTACAGTGCtgtcaaaaaaagtttcaaggtag